Genomic segment of Paenibacillus macerans:
TGAAGCCGGACGCTGTCCATAAAGGCGGGGTCAATCTGTTCGGCAAGCAGTTCGGGGATTATGAACAGGATATGATCATGCAGGTTGCGTATACGCTCGATCCGGTCGAATAAACGATCGGAAACGAAACCATGAACTGGATCTGCTCATGTGCGTTATGTATACATTGAATGAAAATGAGTGAAAAAAGAAAGCCGAGCCGTTAATTCCGGTTTCCCGGAGTTGGCGGCTTTTTCTTATGGGTGAAGCTAGCTGTCGGTATGTCATTGGGGAAAGGGGCCCCTGCATACGTTTTGGTGGGGGCCACCGTGGAAATAGCGGTAAAAAAGGTTCTTATTTCCACCAAAAAAGGGGTAGATGAGGAATAGGGGATTTTTTTACCGCTATATTTTGAAAGCTAGGGGCAAAAAGCGCTTTTTCCAGGCTTCGACTTCAAATAGGGACAAAAAGTTCCGCTATTTTCCGCAGGAGGAGCAAAATCGTAAAGATAGCGCCCCAAATTACCTCTATTTCCGGCAGAGGCGGTAGCAGAGAGCTTCCCGCCTCATTCCTGCCCCGCCTAAAGTCCCGAACCACCGCAGCTGACCGCTGCTGACGCTTACCTGCGCATGCTTCTTGCTTACCTGCGCATGCTTCTTGCTTACCTGCGCATGCTTCTTGCTTACCTGCGCATGCTTCTTCACAACATCCCTGCAGGGTTGCCGCAGGAGTCAATTCCTCCGGCACTTCTTCTTCTAGCTAGTCCGTTTATTATAATCAGCCGCAGCAGCTTGCATTATATATTACAAAATTGTTGTAATAAACAAAAATATTACAAAAAATCAATATGAAACCGTTGACAAAACGCCCTCGCATCTTTATATTTAGGTACAAAGGTTCGGAATTTATGTAATAAATCATAAATTCTGTTCCTTATTTCACCAAAGTGAAAAGGGGAGGCCAACATGAAAAAAAGCTTTGCAATGCTGCTCGTTTTGTTGCTGTCAATCTCTTTTGCGTTAAGCGCGTGCGGTGGCGGTGGAAATAACGCTGCGGCGCCATCCGGTAACGAAGGGACGAACGGGCAAAATGATGAAAGCGCTTCAAATGGCGGCGGCGAGAAGATCCAGTTATCGTTCTGGACGCTTTTCTCCGGCGGAGACGGCGACAATATGCAGGCGATGATCGATGCCTTCAACAAGGAACATCCCGACATTCAAGTGAAAAATACAAAGCTGGAATGGGGAGAGTATTACACCAAGCTGATTACCGCGGTTGGCAACGGCAACGGACCGGATGTCGGCATCTCCCACATTTCCCGGCTGCCCGATCTGATCGACCAGGGGGTCGTCACCGAGCTTGACGATGTGGCCGCCGAAGCCGGCGTGGACTGGTCTTCCTTTAACCAAAACATCCTTGACGCTTCCGTAGTGGATGGCGCGCACTATGCGGTGCCGATCGATACGCACCCGTTTATTATGTACTACAACAAGAAGCTGCTGAAAGACGCGGGGCTGCTTGGCGAAGACGGCAAACCGGTCATGGAGCAATCGGCCGACGGTTTCGTCGCTTTCCTGAACACGCTGAAAGAAAAACTGCCGGCAAAAGTGACTCCGTTTGCCTTGTCTAACACAAATGACGATCCGTTCCGTTTGTGGTGGGCGCTGTACTCCCAGCTCGGGGGCAATGACGTCGTTTCCGACGACTTGACCACCGCCCAGGTAGATACGGACAAAGCGGTTCAGGCGGCCCAATATGTCCAGGATCTTTTCCATAAATATAAAGTCATTAAACTGAACGACCCGGACTTCTACAAAAATTTCCAAAGCGGTACGGCTGCCATTATGATGACCGGAGTTTGGGCCACAGGTACTTGGGAGTCCACGGAAGGGCTGGAATTCGGCGCGATGCCGATCCCGAAAATCTTCGATCAGGAAGCGACCTGGGGCGATTCCCATACCGTGATTCTTCCGGTGACCAAAGATGAAGACCCGTCCAAGCGGAAAGCGGCGATCACGTTCGCCAACTGGCTGGCCGACAACGGCGGCCAGGTATGGGCGAAAGCCGGCCATATCCCATCCAAACCGTCCGTGTTTGAAAAACAGGAGTTTAAGGATCTTCCTTACCGGAGCGATTACGTATCCGTGGCTTCGACCGTGAAGTTCAGCAAACCGTCCACGAAAAACTGGCAAATCCGCGATTTGGCCATGTTCAAATATTTGAATGAAGTATGGGCCAACAAAATGACGCCGGCGGACGGCATCGCCAAAATGACCGAGGAAGTCCAAAAGGTATTAAACGAATAGCGGTTAGTTCATGACGCCGGCCGTCTTTGAGGCAAACCGCAAGGTCAAAGCCGGCCGGCCAATGGGGAGGCTTGAAACGATGAAGATGAACAAACTGAGAGCGGACGTGCAGGCATTCCTGTTCCTGCTCCCCTTCTTGGTCGTTTATTTCCTGTTTACGATCTGGCCGATGATCAAGGGCGTGGAAATGAGCTTCTATAAATGGACGCTGATCAAAAAGATGAAATACCTCGGCTTGGGCAATTACGAGCGGATGTTTCAGGACCACGAATTTTGGGCGGCGATCGGACACTCGGCCATTTTCGTCATCACCACGACCCCGGCGATGCTCGCCCTGGCCATCGTACTGGCGCTGATCGCCAACCGGAACTCCAGGCTGCAGCGGTTTTACCGCAGCGTGTTTTTTATCCCCAGCATTTTGTCCGTGGCGGTCGCTTCCTATCTGGGCTTGTTTCTGTTCCAACCTTATACGGGACTGGTGAACTCATTGCTTCACCTGCTTAGGCTGCTTCCGGAAGGCGCGGAAATTTTCTGGCTGTCGGAAACGGGGCTGGCCTGGATCGCTGTTTCGCTGCTCACGCTCTGGTGGACGGTCGGTTTTAACTTCATTTTATATTTGTCGGCGATGCAGGATATCCCGGATGAGGTTTACGAAGCGGCGCGCCTGGACGGGGCCACCGATTCCCAGGTTTTTTGGAAAATCACCCTCCCGCTGCTGAGCCCGATCACCAAAACGATCACCATGCTGCAAATTATCGCTTCATTTAAGGTGTTTATGCAGATCTACGTCATGACCGGCGGCGGTCCTTTGGACCAAACCCGTCCCGTCATCCAGTACATTTGGCAAACGGGTTTCCGCAAAAACGACCTCGGTTACGCCTCGGCCATGTCCTACATGCTGTTTGTCATTTTGCTGGTGCTGTCCGGGCTGCAGTATTGGGTGAACAACCGGAAGGAGGCGAAATAGCATGAAGTGGTTTTACCGGATTTTTTCCCTGTTGATGGCGCTGCTGTTCGCTTTTCCGTTAATTTGGATGCTGGTCGTTTCGGTCAAAAAGGAAGGCATGAAAATCATCTCCGTCGTCGACTGGTTTACCCCGCCTTATTCGCTGGCGGTTTACAACGAAGTCATTACCGGCACCAAACTGTTGGCCTGGTCCTGGAACAGCTTTTTCATCGCCGTCTGCGTCACCGTGCTTACGCTGATCATCGCCGCGATGTCCGGGTTCGCCATGTCCAAAATTCCGTTCCGGTACCGGACGTTTATGTTTTTCTTCATTTTGGCGGGGCTGCTGATTCCCGGCGAAGCGACTTTGATTCCATTGTATCAGGTCGCCAAGGACATGGAGATTCTCAACACTTATATGGGGCTGATTTTTCCCGTTTTGGCCTCCCCGTTTGCGATCATCGTGCTAAAAAGCTTTTTCGACGGCATTCCGAACGACCTGCTGGAAAGCGTGCAGATGGACGGCGGCGGCATCTGGCGGATTTTCATCAACATCATGCTTCCGCTTACCCGTCCCGCGTTGGTGTCGATCGCGATTCTAACGTTTATCGGCTCCTGGAACAACTTCCTGTGGCCGTTCCTGTCCGTCACCGATGACAACCTGTTTACTTTGCCGATGGGAATCCCGACGTTAATGAATCAATATACCGAAGATTATGTCAAGCCGATGGTCATCAACACGGTGGCCTCCCTGCCGATCATGGTGCTGTTCCTGATTTTCGAACGGCAGATCATCAAGGGCGTCAGCCTCTCGGGGATCAAAGGGTAACTACTTCAACTTACGATAGATAGAGAAGGAGAGAAGACTATGACAAACCAACTTATGCGCGGTGAATATCCGCGGCCCCAGTTCGTCCGCGAGAAGTGGGCGAGCCTGAACGGAGAATGGGAATTCGCCTTTGACGATGACGGGATAGGGGAGCGGGAAGCCTGGTATGAGCAGGGAAAAGGGCGGTTCAACCAAAAAATCACGGTTCCGTTCTGTTTTCAAAGCCGGCTGAGCGGGATCGGAGACACGTCGGTTCATGACCGAGTTTGGTATCGCAAATCATTCACCGTTCCCGATGAATACTACGCGGGCAGAGTGCTGCTGCATTTCGGCGCCGTCGATTACGAGGCCAAAGTATGGGTTAACGGCAAGCTGGCGGCGGTTCATGAAGGCGGACACACGCCGTTTCATGCCGACATCACGGACGTTCTCGTCAAGGGCGGCAATACCGTCGTCGTGAAGGCGACCGACTACAGCCGCGACGTCTCGTTGCCGCGCGGCAAGCAGTATTGGGAGGATCAGTCGGCGGGGATCTTCTACACGCGCACGACCGGGATTTGGCAGAGCGTATGGCTTGAGCCGGTGCCCGAAACGTATGTGGAGCGCATTCGGATGATTCCGGACATCGACAAAAACGATCTCGATCTGGAGGTGTTTCTGGCGGGCTGCCGGCCTGGCGTACAGGTTAGCGTTAAGGCCGTTATATCCTTCAAGGGCGAGTTTGTATCCGAAGATTGCTTCGCCTTGATCCATGTTACGGGGCGCCGCTCCATCCATCTGGAGGATTTTAACGATCACGGCCTGGGGCGGTGGTGGACACCGGAACACCCGAACCTTTACGATTTGGAGCTGACGCTGCTGGTGGACGGGGAAACGGTGGATTCGGTAAAAAGCTATTTCGGCATGCGGAAAATCTCCATTGAAGACGGCAAGCTGCTGCTCAACAATCGGCCTTATTATATGAAAATGGTGCTGGATCAAGGTTATTTTCCGGAAGGGCTGCTGACCGCCCCCAGCGACGACGACTTGCGCAGAGATGTGGAACTCACCAAGGCGATGGGCTTTAATGGAGCAAGGAAGCATCAAAAGATCGAGGATCCCCGGTATTTATATTGGGCCGACCGGCTTGGCCTTCTGTTATGGGGGGAAATGGCCAATGCTTTCCGTTTTTCCGAAACTTACGCGGGCCGTATTACCCGGGAGTGGATTCAGGCCGTGGAGCGGGATTTCAATCACCCGTGCATCGTGGTTTGGGTGCCGCTGAACGAGAGCTGGGGCGTCACCAACATTTTGGTGGACCGGCAGCAACAGCAGCACGCTTTGTCTCTGTATCATTTAACGAAATCGCTGGACCGGACACGCCCCGTCATCTCCAATGACGGATGGGAGCTGGTCGCCACCGACTTGCTCACCATTCACGATTATGAATGGCGGCGGGAGGTGCTGGCGGAACGGTATGCCGCGCGGGCAACCGCTTTGGCCGCCAAGCCGGGCAACCGCTGGATTCTCGTACCCGGGTTCCCGGACGAAGGGCAGCCGATCCTGCTGACGGAGTTTGGCGGCATTTCCTTCAAAGCCGGCGATTGGGACGGATGGGGTTATTCCGGGGCCGAAAATGAGCAGGATTTTGCGGCGCGTTTGCAGAATGTAATTGAACCCGTTTTGCAATCGCCGGTGGTGCAGGGCTTTTGTTACACCCAATTTACCGATGTGGAACAGGAAATCAACGGCCTGTTGACCTATGACCGGAAGCCGAAAATTCCGCTGGAAACCATCCGTTCGATTGT
This window contains:
- a CDS encoding ABC transporter substrate-binding protein, yielding MKKSFAMLLVLLLSISFALSACGGGGNNAAAPSGNEGTNGQNDESASNGGGEKIQLSFWTLFSGGDGDNMQAMIDAFNKEHPDIQVKNTKLEWGEYYTKLITAVGNGNGPDVGISHISRLPDLIDQGVVTELDDVAAEAGVDWSSFNQNILDASVVDGAHYAVPIDTHPFIMYYNKKLLKDAGLLGEDGKPVMEQSADGFVAFLNTLKEKLPAKVTPFALSNTNDDPFRLWWALYSQLGGNDVVSDDLTTAQVDTDKAVQAAQYVQDLFHKYKVIKLNDPDFYKNFQSGTAAIMMTGVWATGTWESTEGLEFGAMPIPKIFDQEATWGDSHTVILPVTKDEDPSKRKAAITFANWLADNGGQVWAKAGHIPSKPSVFEKQEFKDLPYRSDYVSVASTVKFSKPSTKNWQIRDLAMFKYLNEVWANKMTPADGIAKMTEEVQKVLNE
- a CDS encoding carbohydrate ABC transporter permease, with product MKMNKLRADVQAFLFLLPFLVVYFLFTIWPMIKGVEMSFYKWTLIKKMKYLGLGNYERMFQDHEFWAAIGHSAIFVITTTPAMLALAIVLALIANRNSRLQRFYRSVFFIPSILSVAVASYLGLFLFQPYTGLVNSLLHLLRLLPEGAEIFWLSETGLAWIAVSLLTLWWTVGFNFILYLSAMQDIPDEVYEAARLDGATDSQVFWKITLPLLSPITKTITMLQIIASFKVFMQIYVMTGGGPLDQTRPVIQYIWQTGFRKNDLGYASAMSYMLFVILLVLSGLQYWVNNRKEAK
- a CDS encoding carbohydrate ABC transporter permease — protein: MKWFYRIFSLLMALLFAFPLIWMLVVSVKKEGMKIISVVDWFTPPYSLAVYNEVITGTKLLAWSWNSFFIAVCVTVLTLIIAAMSGFAMSKIPFRYRTFMFFFILAGLLIPGEATLIPLYQVAKDMEILNTYMGLIFPVLASPFAIIVLKSFFDGIPNDLLESVQMDGGGIWRIFINIMLPLTRPALVSIAILTFIGSWNNFLWPFLSVTDDNLFTLPMGIPTLMNQYTEDYVKPMVINTVASLPIMVLFLIFERQIIKGVSLSGIKG
- a CDS encoding glycoside hydrolase family 2 protein, with product MTNQLMRGEYPRPQFVREKWASLNGEWEFAFDDDGIGEREAWYEQGKGRFNQKITVPFCFQSRLSGIGDTSVHDRVWYRKSFTVPDEYYAGRVLLHFGAVDYEAKVWVNGKLAAVHEGGHTPFHADITDVLVKGGNTVVVKATDYSRDVSLPRGKQYWEDQSAGIFYTRTTGIWQSVWLEPVPETYVERIRMIPDIDKNDLDLEVFLAGCRPGVQVSVKAVISFKGEFVSEDCFALIHVTGRRSIHLEDFNDHGLGRWWTPEHPNLYDLELTLLVDGETVDSVKSYFGMRKISIEDGKLLLNNRPYYMKMVLDQGYFPEGLLTAPSDDDLRRDVELTKAMGFNGARKHQKIEDPRYLYWADRLGLLLWGEMANAFRFSETYAGRITREWIQAVERDFNHPCIVVWVPLNESWGVTNILVDRQQQQHALSLYHLTKSLDRTRPVISNDGWELVATDLLTIHDYEWRREVLAERYAARATALAAKPGNRWILVPGFPDEGQPILLTEFGGISFKAGDWDGWGYSGAENEQDFAARLQNVIEPVLQSPVVQGFCYTQFTDVEQEINGLLTYDRKPKIPLETIRSIVAGT